The following proteins are co-located in the Ruminococcaceae bacterium KH2T8 genome:
- a CDS encoding putative RNA 2'-phosphotransferase, with product MSLKETSKFISLILRHKPEAIGISLDEHGWANVDELIAGISKTQPIDMAILEQIVAEDEKQRYSFNEDKTLIRANQGHSIPVDVELEEKEPPEYLYHGTGEKYVNSIDAEGLIPKSRLYVHLSADDVTATKVGQRHGKPVIYIVKSGEMFRQGYKFYCSVNGVWLTKKVPVSFLEKR from the coding sequence ATGAGTCTTAAAGAAACAAGTAAGTTTATATCGCTTATATTGAGGCATAAGCCGGAAGCGATCGGCATCAGTCTTGATGAACACGGCTGGGCCAATGTTGATGAATTGATCGCAGGAATATCTAAGACACAGCCGATAGATATGGCTATCTTAGAGCAGATAGTAGCCGAAGATGAGAAGCAGAGATATTCGTTCAACGAAGATAAGACTCTGATCAGAGCTAATCAGGGACATTCTATCCCTGTAGATGTTGAACTTGAAGAGAAAGAACCGCCTGAGTATCTGTATCACGGTACAGGTGAGAAGTACGTTAACTCAATAGATGCTGAAGGACTGATCCCCAAGTCCCGCTTGTATGTACATCTGTCAGCAGATGACGTTACGGCAACAAAAGTAGGGCAGAGACACGGAAAGCCTGTTATCTATATCGTTAAGAGTGGTGAGATGTTCAGGCAGGGTTATAAGTTCTATTGCTCTGTAAACGGTGTATGGTTGACGAAGAAAGTTCCGGTGAGCTTCTTGGAGAAAAGATGA
- a CDS encoding diguanylate cyclase (GGDEF) domain-containing protein has protein sequence MDFTEFVNKIDPMTCVISVESKDGKSYGDIRIVTGNKAYIDSIEIVDENAPAMLTSKFVPNSLYQNYFPQDMNFEDFCFRCAVLKQPMHTYIHPERFDFWFDLTMLPLGSDGNIHYCTYTQVLSKEADSEHMSNISSSTATDVLNTCIKLRDTKDFDKTMTEVMDDIRSICGAQTCLVLLTDDYKRQCTLLCESRDPSMRVRSSEELFSDDFYEMTVRWPDVIGGSNVLIVKNENDFEYLKNKDPEWYRSLKENDVDSMVLIPLKQNDELLGYMWACNFDTSNAVKIKETLELTTFFLSSEIANRLLLGKLKILSTMDMLTGVLNRNEMNNKIDSMRRGDKEVVENIGLVFADLNGLKRVNDNEGHDAGDLLLKNGAVVLQNAFVGDVIFRAGGDEFLVILTDTNEDEIKSKCAKVKELSLRYDNVSFALGYSFQKDSSNITDALKAADKSMYEDKAQFYKEHPEFKR, from the coding sequence ATGGACTTTACTGAATTCGTAAATAAGATTGACCCTATGACCTGCGTTATATCCGTAGAGTCCAAGGACGGTAAGTCCTATGGTGATATCAGGATAGTAACCGGAAATAAAGCCTATATCGATTCCATAGAAATAGTTGATGAGAACGCGCCTGCCATGCTCACATCTAAGTTCGTTCCAAACAGTCTCTACCAGAATTACTTCCCTCAGGATATGAACTTTGAAGATTTCTGCTTCAGATGTGCAGTATTAAAGCAACCTATGCATACGTATATCCATCCCGAGAGATTCGATTTCTGGTTCGATCTTACGATGCTTCCTTTAGGCTCTGATGGCAACATCCATTACTGTACTTATACACAGGTGCTCTCCAAGGAAGCAGACAGCGAACATATGAGTAATATCTCCTCTTCTACAGCAACCGATGTCCTTAACACCTGTATCAAGCTTCGTGATACCAAGGATTTTGATAAGACGATGACTGAAGTTATGGACGATATAAGATCCATATGCGGTGCGCAGACTTGCCTTGTACTTCTTACTGATGACTACAAGAGACAGTGTACTCTCCTTTGTGAGTCACGAGATCCCTCTATGAGAGTAAGAAGCTCAGAAGAACTCTTCTCTGATGATTTCTACGAGATGACCGTAAGATGGCCTGATGTTATAGGCGGCAGTAACGTTCTTATCGTTAAGAACGAGAATGACTTTGAATACCTTAAGAACAAAGATCCCGAATGGTACAGATCTCTTAAGGAGAATGACGTTGACAGTATGGTCCTCATACCTCTTAAGCAGAATGATGAATTATTGGGATATATGTGGGCATGTAATTTTGATACGTCAAATGCTGTTAAGATCAAGGAGACTTTGGAGCTTACGACTTTCTTCCTGTCTTCCGAGATCGCTAACCGTCTTCTTCTGGGTAAGCTCAAGATCTTAAGTACAATGGATATGCTTACCGGAGTTCTTAACAGAAATGAAATGAACAATAAGATAGACAGCATGAGACGAGGAGACAAGGAAGTTGTCGAGAATATAGGTCTTGTCTTTGCCGATCTTAATGGTCTTAAGAGAGTTAACGACAACGAAGGTCATGACGCAGGAGATCTTCTTCTCAAGAACGGTGCCGTAGTACTTCAGAATGCTTTCGTAGGAGATGTTATATTCAGAGCCGGCGGTGATGAATTCCTTGTGATCCTTACGGATACTAACGAAGACGAGATAAAAAGCAAATGTGCCAAAGTAAAGGAACTGTCTTTAAGGTACGATAATGTATCTTTCGCGCTCGGATACAGCTTCCAAAAGGATTCAAGTAATATAACGGATGCGCTTAAAGCTGCCGATAAGAGTATGTATGAGGATAAAGCGCAGTTCTATAAGGAGCATCCCGAGTTCAAGAGATAA